The segment aaaattgaatacaattttgttttcttttataaaaaaaaatcttttttttaacaggccATGAAAATCTGGAATGTTACATGCTTCGTGCAAGGCAGCACACAGATTGTTCACAGGTATTGGTGCATTACAACAATGCACGTGGGTTGTGTTAGTGCATTGGGTGCCATTTTCTATAAATGTCAATGCACTACAGTATATGCAGTGATGAGTGTTTGctgcatgcattgcattttaCAGCACCTAGAAATGGTTTTAGAGAAGCTGAAGCTCTTAGCAAATCTGGGGTGGGGGTCTGAAGTGCACAACATTCCAGTTCCCTCCATGCCTACCATTCTGTCAATTAGGGACCTGGAGTGGGTTGGGGTCTTGGACAATTGCCCAGTTGCCCTTCTTCTTAACAAACCTTAACACAATGAACTGATGTATCCaatgaaaaatctttattttttttctagtaatgGATATATGATAgtagaagggttagaacctctatTAGGTTTATCAATGGGTAGAGTGACACCCCTAATGACTATTGCAACTGTGAGATCCAGGAGTAAAAATGTGTCCATAATGGGCAAGCCTCACATGGGTTGGATATTGTCAATCAAATAACATAATTAAGAATAGTACTCACTGGAACCTAAAATACCTATAATGATGCcacaaccctttaaaaaaagtattaaaacttttatataatggaaacattttttaaatacttttctaacattttttttggacCCCTCCACTACCATCTTTACCACCGCGTAAACCTGCAGCCTCCAGAAATAACTTGCGTCACATATGCAAAGTAGGCTTCctgctgctccttttgtgcatgcccgggATTGATCATGCATCACCGGGGgctttactataataaaaaaaataactgctcaacctcatgcatgtgcagttttttttcacattttactcaATCTCCCGACTTGAGCATAACCTGGAATATGGCAGCGCTGGAGGAACAACGAATGCCGGAAAATAGAAGGAATCTGATCCAGCGCAGGACTGGTTGGGCTCAGTTTTTGGACAGATGGAATGCTTgtcatctgtaaaaataaatcaaattggTGCACTTACCATGCTGGCAATGACGGACTACCATGCACATGCACCAGATTGGCCCTTAGGGATAATTCATATAATCCCTAGCTAACAAACACAtagttcctagattgtaagctcttcggggcagggtgctctgctcctcctgtgtcactgtctgtatctgtttgtcattttcaacccctatttaatgtacagcgctgcataatatgctggtgctatataaatgctgtttattactattattattattattaataatattaatattaataataatattaaggctacatacacacatgcaataaatgttgttggaaataaacaattaacgactgatcattcgataatcgttaacaaaaaaagtaagcAACGATTGGCCAACGATGacaatgaacaaggaatgtccctggaaacgaacgactggcggatctgattgggcgttcagtgatcgtggattgttttgtgatacactttctcctgtacatttcACTTCCTGGATCGTtgaaatgatcgtatctagcatgtgtacattattgtttgattatatttgaataatcgTTTCAttacatcatgtacagaattgtgcactatatgatcatttataatatttgttgaaTGGccgttaattgttcattttctaatgatagttattgtacgtgtgtacctaacctaataataataaatataattccactaaccagactttctcctctacaatctattatgaatgctgcagccagactcatccacccttcccaccgctcctcttttgatgcctctctttgtagttctcttcattggcttccattccacctTAGAATTAACCCATGTTTTTTAAAccgtcacttcttcccaccactacatatcccccctcctattgtgggtTACTTGCCCAACctcttagaccaggggtgtcaagctctggcccccaaaaggaattttttttgtccccaaaagaattctaaatatgaatttcagctggcccgccgctgtattgaaatagcgccgctactacaattcccggcatcactcgcatctatagaccggcgttgccccgcattggactgtttcatagacgcagggaattgtagtatcgGTGTTATTTCTccattataggcttgttccagattgaatgttaagcaaaacctctttgtatttaagtttgacacccatgtcctagattgtaagctcttcggggcagggtcctctcctcctcctgtgttactgtctgtatctgtctgtcatttgcaactcctgaatattatacagcgctgcgttatatgttggcgctatatcctgTTTATacaccccccctagcggtattcccaagtttGACTTGGGGTCAATTTTTACATGCTAAAATCGATattcccgagtcagactcggggtacctaaaagcagaaaaaaagcccacttactttgttccgtcgctgtcccccagcatcctgctggtccccgcaggtcctggggccacgtctgcctcctccaatCCCCAGCTGCATAATGCAGAGACGTCCTATGGAGATTCCCGATGACGTTAGTACATGCGTCATTGCGGCCAGGACTTAgtgacgggaaattcaaatagttttgtattggattcaatataaaaaagctgtattgagtccaatacaaagaaaaatgcatatattatatatatatatgctgctgtacccCTACAGCACCCCTACCCcctattataaattatatattttatttttttaacatatttttttttgtttttttaagtttatttttaaatttattagctattagacatgtgtctgtgagttatgcctaagaattataagcctacaatgtaaaataaaattccatgcaaaaaatggtactgctttttgcatggaaatatggccAGAATCAGAGGGaggtaatgtacagtgctgtgttatatgttggccatatatcctgtttattaataataataataataataataatattaaccacaaaaatcctttaaaaaaacaaacaaggctaaactttcacttttattttgctatttttgctgcagaattgcaaATATTATCCACAAACAGCtgcagaggaaaaagaaaaaacactgagaATGGAGATGATTGTACATTGTTGCACCGGTCACGATTGACTTGTTACTTTGTTGCACCTATCATGATTAACTTGTTACATTGTTGCACCGATCACGACAGACTTGTTACATTGTTGCACTGATCACGATAGACACGATAGACATTGTTGCAGCCTCGTGCCACCAACTGTTATTTTTCAACTGGAGTAGAACGTTGACCTAGTTTGGGCTGTTCGCCAGGTAAATGTCAATAAAGCTCgtttgatcaaaaaaaaaaaaaaaaagagccacgCGAACTTTgtacaatgtttaaatgtatacatCAGACAAGGCTCTCCaatatttcactaaaaaaaaaaaaaaaaaagctgtcagcaCTGGAGGCCGGGCAGGACTGGGGAGGCGGATTCAGATGAGCTGGAGACAGCAGAGCTGCGAGATCGAGCCCAGGCAGAGCCGGAGGATTATATCTCCAACACAGGGTGCATTGCAATCTCCATGACAAGGAGAAATCACCTCCAGGAATCAATGTTTGGGGGGGACATCCCTTGAAGACCCTCCAAGCCTTCTGCAGAAGTTGCACCCAGCAATGAATGAGATCTCTGGACCTTGCCTGGGCTTTGCATGTGTTGTATAGCAGATCAGTGATGCTAGCTGGCAGACTTTGATCTTCATTGGAGTCCTTTGCTGtagacttttctatttttttttttttttgcaaaattgctCACCATGGCCAAGCATGCCCAAGGAGGGTCTGCAGAAGAGCTCAACAAGATCCCAGATGAGGAGCTGCTGAGATGGAGCAAAGAGGATCTTATCAAGAGGCTGAGGAAAGTGGAGGCTGAGAAGATGAATCTGATGGTGGAACATGGCAATCTGATGAAGGATGTGAACCGGAGGCTCCAGCTTCACCTGCATGAGATCAGAAGCTTGAAGGAGGTCAATCAGAAACTTCAGGATGACAACCAGGAGCTCAGGGAACTCTGCTGCTTTTTGGATGATGACAGGCAGAAGGGGAAGAAGTTGTCCAGGGAATGGCAGAGGTTTGGCAGGCATACTGCCACTGTGATGTGGAAGGAGGTTGGGGTTTACCAGCAAAAGCTGAAGGAGCTGGAGGCCAAGCAGGAGGCACTTTTAAGGGACAACCTGGAGCTGAAGGAGATAGTCCTCATGCTGGATGAGGAAAGGAATGGAGCTGGTTCTAGGAGTTCCATTGACAGCCAGACCAGCCTCACCAATCTCAATGGGGGTTCTGGTACCAGGGATGTAGGCGATGGCAGCAGCACCTCCAGCACTGGCAGCGCAGGGAGCCCTGATCATCACCATCACCATAAACCAGTGGAGAACACTAAATCTGGAACCATCAGGAGATCTGCAGATGACCTTTCCACCTTGCCCCACCACAGGAGTATTCCCAATGGACTGAATGGTAAGTGCCCACCCATTGCCATTAATATTACCCAGGTGATTTGTCTTTGAAATGCTCAGCATAATCTGCATTTTAATTAGAAATCGGTCATTTATTTGCCTTCATTGCCAGAACCAGCAGGAAAAGAGATCTGTTCCCGGGGAAGAAGGAGGCAAACTTTTTATAGGAAATGTTCCTCTTcagctaaacaaatattttgtctcCTTTTAAACCAATATTTCCTTATTGCTTGCAGTGTAGCGTTGTGTTGATTTGGGAATCtggcttggtttttgcttttCTCTATTATTGTGCCATGCTTTGTGTTATCTGTGGCTGAGCATTGGTCGCTATGATCGGGCGAAGAGATTCTTgctgctaaatacacagattcTTAAAGGGTCGTCCTATGATGTTTTAGGTCACCGTTGGTGCTGCCATGTTGTTGCCTATCTCTCTGGTTGATCAATAGGGAAATGCCCTGGAGCCTAATGCTCCAGGTACATTTTGTAcggcaatgtttcccaaccagagttcctccagtggtttcttgagcaatttgtgcctccctgGTTCGTgtaggtgacatcaatgatctttttggctacctataAGACCCCCCCCATTTTCCTAGTGGTTTTGTGGGGCTGTCAACTCAACTTAAAAGCAACAATCTCCTTACCTATACAAAACTTTATAACTGCTAATTGGCCAGCTTTTACCAAAAATTCAAATCTTACATTTACAATGACTTATTGTTAAATGATTGCAGCATGGATTGGATGTGATCACAATACCCAACACCGACCGCTCCATATGTGTCACTACTATGTGTTATTGTTGCatggattcctttttttatataaaattaggaTAAGGACTGTGTATAGGTTTGTTGGGAACTTCTGACAGTTTTCAGTGACATTTTCCTGTTATAATACTGGGAGAGAATAGGAAAAAATGCTAGCATTGCAAGGATAAACTGCGTGATACGGTTATTAGGTTCTGAATACATTACTTGTTATGTAACTTGGACCAGCGGTAATGTTTTGGCGGCATTTGTGTTAAAAATTAGTGAAAGTATTTGTTTTCTGCCCTTCcaaatttgcatggaaaatgtgTGGTTATATTATTTCGAATGGTATATTTGTGTGtttgctatttttatgtttttttatgagacAAATAAGATTTTATTTGCTATCCTGAATGTTATAGTGTTGCAGTTTTGCACAGGTGTTACCAGTGTTCTGTGTATGTAGTGTGATTGAAGTGTTACACTGGTAAGCAATCAATTCTATTTCAGTATTTGGGGTCTGATAAGGACATATGGATTCTAGCTGTCATTAGTTTTTGCACctttttggtgtgttttattGCTGTTCCAATGACTGCATAGATTACCTTCTTTACCTGGCTGTGATCTGCAGACAATCCCAGCAGGGATCTGATTTACACCACACACAGCCTGATCTGTTACAGGATCCCTTAGCAATCCAGGACCTAATGTTGTACTTCTTTGGTTACTGTCAGCTAACATTAGATGCACATtcaaaagtaaaaggaaaaaaagatccTCGCTGAAATAGGTCGGGTTTACTATGGCAGGTCACGTGGTTGGTGCCAGGGTGGTACGGTCTCCAGCAGAGGACCTTACAAAATTGATATTCCGGCACAACTGCATGGTGGCTTTGCCCGACCATACTGCATGATCCTGAGCTTATGTCATGTCATTGAGTAATGCAGGGATGCAGAATTTGtcttcatataataaaaagtgGTAAAACTTTCTGCCTTGGTCTAGCCAGTTGGTGGCATTGCCCGGGCATCCCCCCACTATTCTCCATATTGCCAGGTATTGCATGACCTACACCTTTGACAATTGGGTACTGCAATGATGAATATGTCAAAAAGAGTCCATTGCTTAGCAGAGTCCCCCTCCTACTTGCATGCTTTGGCCCTCTCCTCTATAGCCAATTACTGTCTGTCTTGCCCCTTCTCCTTCTCCCTTTCCTTTACTTTTCTATTTACCCTTAATGTAGCAGccattggaaaaaacaaaaaaggaaaaactttgaGGTATTTCAATCTGTTGGGACTATTGACATTGAAGTGCTCAACATAAGTCTTGGGATTTTTGGATTCTACACAAGGAAGTAAATCCTAAGTCCTAAATCCTAAAGTCGtacctaaaatatgtaaaatgctcTTTATGGGCCGATggttgtttaaataaatggtctggtaacaggttctctttaagagaAACACAACGTAGCAAATTGgaaagtaattgtttttaataactaGCATTTGTGATGCTTGGGAACCCCTCACCTGATTGTTACAAGAATTGCTCAGTAACGTCACTTGTGTTTCCACTCGGTAACCGAGCCCTCCGTTTGGTTATTGAATCAGGTGCTCTGGGATCAGCTACTAAATATCTTTGCTTTCCATTCCAAGAGTCTGTTTGTGTTTGTTTGGTGTCAGGGATAAGCCGTGTACACAGTACACCAGTGGCTTCAGGAGTCCTTTGAACTGTGTGTAAACATTTGTGGGTTTGTTGTAGGTGGCCCCAGCAGAGGCAAGGCCTGTATTTGGAAATATAACACCGGGGTCATCAGACTTATGAAAGATGATTCATAGTACGAAGATCATTTTACACACAACAATCCTACTCTTCTACAAAAATATAACTCCATTTGCAAGATACATATTAGACGTTGGCAGATGATATCCTCCTGCTTCCATTTGTTCTGTTTGCCACCgtgcaaagtttttttaactGCCATTGGCACCGCAGTTTCCCTGGAAAAGTGTTATAGCCTctcaaaatgaatttttttttttgattgctgcTTTGCTAATATATAGGAAATAGAAGCTAAAACTGATTAGGGCTCCCATTGATGTAATGCATGTTACATTGATGTTCTGAATTATTGGCACTCAATGTGCTATTGCATGATTTCTTGGGCCATAaggatgctagatttttgtcaccCATTCAAGTGAATATTGTCTAGGGTGAAAAGCTTCGCTGCAGGTGTCCCTCAATGTCATTGAATAATCTCCTATGCAGGTTCACTATACAACCAACTGCTATGGAAATCCCTGTTTCTGGGTTCTACCTTGTCCTCACCCCTTTCACAGGACAAGTTGTAATGAACGTTACATTGGTGTTCTGAATTATTGGCACtcaactaatattaataatatttaatattaaacaggatttatatagcgccaacatattacgcagagctgtacattaaataggggttgcaaatgacagacagatacagacagtgactcaggagggtaggaccctgcccagaagagcttacaatctagtagatgtgCTATTGCAACATTTCTGGGGCCATAAGGGTGCTAGATTTTCATCACCCATTCAAGTGAATATTGTCGAGGGTCAAAAGCTTTGGTGCAAGTGTCCCTGAATGTCATTGACCAATCTCCTATGCTGGATCTTGGTTCTTACTTGTCCTCCCCCCTTTCATAGGACATCTTCATTCCTAGATATTTCAGCCACGATATTCGGAAATGATTGTTTCAAGTGACAATTGATACACCCGTGTCAGGCTTTAGATTATGATCACATAAAGAATTTGCAAAATGAATACAGTCCATAACTTTGTCTGTAACAACATTCCTTCACCTTTATATTACATTCCAACACATTGAGAGCGCATCTTGACAGCACTTTGTATTTTCAAGTTTGAATTTACCTGTCCAATCTtgctccaattttttttccttgcatttttGGATCCTTGTTAGCAGTAATGATACAATAACTTTCTATAGATGTATTTTAGTAGAGCTACACTTGGACAAGGAAATCTCATCTACTTTTTTGAAGGACAAGAGGTGATTTGTATGCACTATATCTGTGCTTGGATGagactttttttaattactgtaccAGCAGTTAATTTCTTAAAAGCTGCCATTCACCCTTGTCCCGCCTGCTACAAGTATTCTCAAGTTGGATGGGTCAACTACATGTGGCCCCCATCGCTTGCGGTGGTTTCTCCTGCTGGCTCGCACACCCAGTCAGTAGTGATGTACAAACTGGCAGTAGGCACCACAACCAGCTAACTGGAAGAACAGGATTTCACACTTCCAGAAATCTATGAATACTTTTAGTGGCTAGGATAGAAACAAAGTATTGACTTCAAGGAAAGGCACACTAGTATGGTAAGTATGTGACGGCTTTTGAAGCAGGGACTTTatgcccagtgttctccccggccccttttatctgggcgtaccacctggcacttGGCTGCAGCacaaccggctgtttttgggtggttactgaagagttgggtcacaatacaagggctgtcacccacctacaatttcttcccacccagcttcaaaaaatgTCCGAACATCGATGTGTACCCTGTGCGGACAGGTCCATTTAACATGGCAATGTAGATCCTGACACTTCCAATCTTTTTAATTTGGCAGCTTTTAGTAAAATTAATACATGATAATACATAAAGATTCAGGCACTTTTTGTGAACGCTGTCTTCCAATTTTTGGGTTGTCGCTCTGTCACATGAGCCTTAATGGAGACTAGAAGTAGCCACACCAACCTACATTGGTGATGCCATTGATGGTCCACTGTAAGGACTTTTAGAAAGCCGTTCCAGAGCAATGCTGTGTAGCCACATTGGAGTGAGTACATATAggcaagaaaacataaaaatgtaaacatttggtaACCAAAAATGTCCATTTATGatagcaaataaaatgttattcaatTAGGGTTTAGATCTAATTTTTTGCTTCTTTGGCCTTCTGATGATCAGAGAGAAATCTTTTGAGTTGCTCTCATCATAGAAGCAAGTTTGAACAGAGTGAATGCCGTCCGTATGAAAAGAATATTTACTTAAAACTTTTCAGAAGCAGCCCCTCCTCCGCACGTCTTTGTCGCTTGTGACTTATTTGCTTTTAGCAATTGTTTGTCGTTTCATTGTCAAACAAATTGTTTCTTGAAGGAGATAATCTATAGGGGGTTTCCAGTTTCCCACGACTTCAAAACAGTCAAATTGTAATGAGCTTCTATAATATTACAATCAGTTCAATCTCAATGTGTACACAGCAACCTGAATTCTCAGCAAGAGAACTTCCAGGGACATTGCGGTGGTAAAGCTAATATTTTGAGATGTCTTAAGGTGGGCTTACACTGGTTGAAGGGTGGATGGCTGGGTGAATGATCAATATCTACCAGATATTGATTGTTTTCCTGCTTACCATTGTGCACCTATCAACCAGCCCAATACTTTGCATGataaattacccccccccccccgctctgACCTCCAATAACAAGGAGGACTCCTCTAGTTACAATGATGGTGatcatctcccctcctattgtgtgagacttcccccacctcatagattgttagctcctcggggcaggctcctctgtaattgtctgtcatttgcaacagctatttaatgtacagcgctgcgtaatatgttggtgctataaaaaacctgtttattattattattattaataataataataataataataatatgaatcaGAGCAAGGGGAAGATTCATCAAGAACAGGAATTTACAATcaatatattaaacaaacattCATTGGGGGAAatctttttcaatatatttaatatgtattagagtattttattgaatttattagaAGTTTTGGCCAGTGTGTGTCCACCTTCAGAGAACTATGGCATGCTACAATCCCATTCCTTTGCCGCAACAGGCTTAAGATGAATCTGCcattaaagaatatctaaatccaaaagcataaatgtaatatttcatctTACAAATCTGTAGTtattgtggctgcatttgttttcttttttaaactgtattttttcttttattttcaatgtttattcTGCCAGTAAAGTGCTTCCTTTCCTAGAGGGACCATACTCACTCGCTGTATGGTatggaggagcagcgttgtcaccctacgCTATTTTTGGATATGGACTACAAACACCCCATTCCTACCCAACACACTTTTATTTGCCGTTCTGTCCACTTGGAAGCATTGGGTGTTTCCATGTTCCAGCTCTTCTTGCTACATTCTTTCTAGCTAAAATTCCATTGTGAAAATTTTGCGATTTTCATTGCAGAATGCCCAGTTGATgacccttctgcaacaaaacattattaccttcctgattgctatctttttcttttaatgtgcaTCTTGGCTTATGATGTTGGGATATACCAGGAATCCCAGTATTTCCAGAGGACCGATTGAACCTCCCGTGTGCATGTGTAGGGGTTCcgtcatcccaacctggccaatcaagatggccaatgtACTGGAAGAGGAGCTGAAGAAGGTGGCAGCACCCGCAACAGAACAAGGACAGCtgagtttatttataatattgcaatcaggcaggtgaggctgttttattgcagaagggacattcctAGCCACTTTTATTTATAGAGTTTATTTCCTCTTCATGTGACTACAGAATCAGCAGGCAGCGTTGGAGACCCCTTATAATAATCACATCAAATATGCAGACCCGGAAACTCACCAATGATTTCCAAGAGATAGATGGGTGTTTTAGCTCTCCACCATCtaccaaaaaaatatgtaatgtttttggGGTACTGACTTCAAAAATGTTGATGATTGCAGTCATGTGATCTGCCTTGGCTGCGTCTACCTGTATGGATTAGATAACCAATTACTCATTTCCTCCAGCGGGTTTGTGTCACAGGTGTAGCCGGTCCAAAGTCCTCACTGCCACCAGTATACAGTAGGAAGCCTCTTATCTGGCTTCAGATGACAGCAGATTCCTGTGGACAGGAGGGAACACATGGCAAGTGTTTGTGTACAGAGCGCTGCAGGTGAAATTCTAGGAATCTAGAAAGTCCAGTTCCATCTATTGTCTCAGCGAAAGCATTGTATTCCACAAGGAAGTTTCCTGCAATCACAATGTCACATTTCTGTAAAACCTTGTAGTGTGCTGTCATTGTACCGGGGCCGATGTTTACTTCCACTGCTACAAAACATTAGAATTGTATTTCTTGCTAATCTGTCCAATTCTGACGGTTTATTCTGACATGAATGGAGGAGCTAAAAATATAAAGGAGCAATTTCAGGTAGAAAGGAAACTGGTTGGTGGTCTTGCAAACATTGCAACTGTGCTGTAGACAGATTGTCGCCATAAAAAAACAGAGATGATATAATAAAGGTTGAGGAGATATTCTTGAGATAAATTATTACAAAGGGAGGGAGCAATATACTAAGGGTCTAATTCTATAAAGAGTGGAGAGGAAAAACCAGGATAATACCAGTATAGGGATGGAGAGGATATACTAAGGGTATATTACCTAAATGGGTAAAGAGGATATGGTAGGGGTATACTACATAGGGGATGGAGAGGATATACCAGGGGTATATTACTACAAGGGGAGGGCAGGAGGATATACTAGGGGTATATTACTACAAGGGGAGGGGAGGAGGATATACTAGGGGTATAATACTACAANNNNNNNNNNNNNNNNNNNNNNNNNNNNNNNNNNNNNNNNNNNNNNNNNNNNNNNNNNNNNNNNNNNNNNNNNNNNNNNNNNNNNNNNNNNNNNNNNNNNNNNNNNNNNNNNNNNNNNNNNNNNNNNNNNNNNNNNNNNNNNNNNNNNNNNNNNNNNNNNNNNNNNNNNNNNNNNNNNNNNNNNNNNNNNNNNNNNNNNNNNNNNNNNNNNNNNNNNNNNNNNNNNNNNNNNNNNNNNNNNNNNNNNNNNNNNNNNNNNNNNNNCTAGGGGTATATTACTACAAGGGGAGGGGAGGAGGATATACTAGGGGTATAATACTACAAGGGGAGGGGAGGAGGATATACTAGGGGTATTATGTTACAAGGGGAGGGGAGGAGGATATACTAGGGGTATATTACTACAAGGGGAGGGAAGGAGGATATACTAGGGGTATATTAGTACCTGGGGAGGGTGTGGATATACTAGCAGTATGTTGCTACAGGGGGTAAAGAGGATATACTAGGGGTTTATTTATTATGCAAGGCCTAGAGATAATATACTAGGGGTGTATAGGCCACAAGGGGCAGAACAATACACCAGGGGCATATTAATACAATGTTTAGAGACCAAAAACCGGAGGGTATATTACTACAAGGGGTAGAGAGGATATACTAGAAGTTT is part of the Pyxicephalus adspersus chromosome 12, UCB_Pads_2.0, whole genome shotgun sequence genome and harbors:
- the CCDC85C gene encoding coiled-coil domain-containing protein 85C isoform X1, producing the protein MAKHAQGGSAEELNKIPDEELLRWSKEDLIKRLRKVEAEKMNLMVEHGNLMKDVNRRLQLHLHEIRSLKEVNQKLQDDNQELRELCCFLDDDRQKGKKLSREWQRFGRHTATVMWKEVGVYQQKLKELEAKQEALLRDNLELKEIVLMLDEERNGAGSRSSIDSQTSLTNLNGGSGTRDVGDGSSTSSTGSAGSPDHHHHHKPVENTKSGTIRRSADDLSTLPHHRSIPNGLNDSSTTYIRQLETKVKLLEDDNKLLSQHSSHSDLRSLRKGLSPYHSESQLSSLSPYQENGPTRLPSDPASTPPTGYISVVQKPEAVVHAMKVLEVHENLDRQAPDSYEEDLSEKEKAIVREMCNVVWRKLGDAANSKPSIRQHLSGNQFKGPL
- the CCDC85C gene encoding coiled-coil domain-containing protein 85C isoform X2; its protein translation is MAKHAQGGSAEELNKIPDEELLRWSKEDLIKRLRKVEAEKMNLMVEHGNLMKDVNRRLQLHLHEIRSLKEVNQKLQDDNQELRELCCFLDDDRQKGKKLSREWQRFGRHTATVMWKEVGVYQQKLKELEAKQEALLRDNLELKEIVLMLDEERNGAGSRSSIDSQTSLTNLNGGSGTRDVGDGSSTSSTGSAGSPDHHHHHKPVENTKSGTIRRSADDLSTLPHHRSIPNGLNDSSTTYIRQLETKVKLLEDDNKLLSQHSSHSDLRSLRKGLSPYHSESQLSSLSPYQENVLEVHENLDRQAPDSYEEDLSEKEKAIVREMCNVVWRKLGDAANSKPSIRQHLSGNQFKGPL